In Prunus dulcis chromosome 2, ALMONDv2, whole genome shotgun sequence, a single genomic region encodes these proteins:
- the LOC117618528 gene encoding E3 ubiquitin-protein ligase SHPRH isoform X2: protein MGRRKQSRPNRSGGVILKSHSNADQAEVAEDKLSIEESRKNELDKVEKPYFVEVVRSCWVSDEHLDIAEVVLTDLNWGEEFSGDGFGEDFNQDSYSLRFRVCNMNEHFSRIKCGGHWPVLSSADISLEFIKKCPTENMERLSVILSGSFDGPDEGISGLVHLASLKFMALRPARWVGFVDDMSTIRVRVEILKSAFDACESLLDTNTRQLWKKSMLNVMAWLHPEVMTSEARYGVSKSTEMEADLHTQTGEANSGPGKHARADAMLQDDMPDLLPELKPYQRRAAYWMVWREKGDAESLAEEEKSQFISPLCLPLEFLDISSKLFYNPFSGSVSLHPQNSSPYVFGGILADEMGMGKTVELLACIFAHRKSADEDNMFADSESQATEDLKVNLKRLKRERVECICGAVSENRSYKGLWVQCDICDAWQHADCVGYSEASNGKECGRSSVFNKYIRKKNTTTIVVRDGKYICQLCSELINATNSPIATGATLIICPAPILPQWHAEIMRHTRSGSLKTCIYEGVRGTSFSNTSVINISELISADIVLTTYDVLKEDLSHDSDRHEGDRRLMRFQKRYPVVPTILTRIFWWRICLDEAQMVESNAGAATEMAMRLYAKHRWCITGTPIQRKLDDLYGLLRFLKACPFNASRWWVEVIRDPYERRDAGAMEFTHKFFKKIMWRSSKAHVADELQLPPQEECLSWLTLSPTEEHFYQRQHETCVTYAREVIESLKDDILKRKVRGCSASNDSSDPFLTHAEAGKLLNTLLKLRQACCHPQVGSSGLRSLQQYPMTMEEILMVLVGKTKMEGEEALRGLVVALNGLAGIAVIEQNFTQALSLYKEALALAEEHSEDFRLDPLLNIHIYHNLAEILPLATNCCPSKEQFPGSSTEMASKIHGIEKCDQHVVKRRKLSGKDNFAIGAGNLLESTSELSDNEQKYLSAFSDVSLRTACDNIKQKYLSAFSSKLSTAQQEFKKSYTQVCNAISERKDLSAVWWLEALLHSEKSKGFSSELTRKIEEALIGTLNNSKSSRIASRFQSISGLKYHIQTGLDQLEASRKLLLDRLLEIDQTMEKPKEEDIQSVRYCRNCKAYDDGPLCVLCEVDELFQGYEARLFRSEKICGGMATSAEEAVDLQKKNSALNRFYQNLSQPNKDLTSPSYKESKKRDVGKVVVSKSPSELEVVLGVIKSHCKAQIGREGISEATKHLQILEGMRKEYGHARSLAIAQAQILQAYDEINMATSRLRLAENENDKSLDALSEHELPSANVLYTSDKFTSLQLLSCIKGKLRYLKGLVQAKQKTPLESPNHSSVAEEAATMSTSTEQKNECILTGDKEACPVCQETLTIRKMVFPCGHVTCCKCLFAITEWRLLNDKKVQDKWVKCPTCRQHTDVENIAYADDGQSESSRSSMLHANQSHEKDEASITVKGSYGTKIEAVTRRILWIKTTDPEAKVLVFSSWHDVLNVLEHAFTANGITHIRMKGGRKSQVSISEFKGEKRSTKGNHKIHGQEPEQRPVQVLLLLIQHGANGLNLLEAKHVILVEPLLNPAVEAQAISRVHRIGQKNRTIAHRFIVKGTVEESIYKLNQSKNTTAFINGNTKNQDEPFLTLKDIESLFATAPPAVPEADEKPTEGSDEKETESLRHLPPSVAAAIAAEKRQKEQHACSS from the exons ATGGGTAGAAGGAAGCAAAGCCGGCCGAACCGATCCGGTGGGGTAATATTAAAGAGTCACAGTAATGCTGATCAGGCAGAAGTTGCTGAAGATAAGCTTTCAATCGAGGAATCACGAAAGAATGAGCTGGAtaaagttgagaaaccataTTTTGTGGAAGTTGTTCGGTCTTGTTGGGTTTCGGATGAGCACCTTGATATTGCTGAAGTTGTTTTAACAGATTTGAATTGGGGAGAAGAGTTTTCTGGTGATGGATTTGGGGAGGATTTTAATCAGGATAGTTACTCCTTAAGGTTTCGAGTGTGCAACATGAATGAGCATTTCAGTCGTATAAAGTGTGGTGGTCATTGGCCTGTGTTATCCTCTGCTGATATATCTTTggaattcattaaaaaatgtCCAACGGAGAATATGGAAAGGTTATCTGTGATTTTATCAGGGAGTTTTGATGGACCGGATGAAGGTATCTCTGGGCTTGTTCACTTGGCAAGTTTGAAGTTTATGGCACTGAGGCCAGCTCGGTGGGTTGGGTTTGTGGATGATATGTCAACCATCAGGGTTAGGGTGGAGATACTTAAGAGTGCATTTGATGCTTGTGAGTCGCTGCTGGACACTAATACTAGGCAACTCTGGAAAAAGAGTATGTTGAATGTCATGGCTTGGCTTCATCCAGAAGTAATGACTTCTGAGGCTAGGTACGGAGTCAGTAAATCAACAGAAATGGAAGCTGATTTGCATACTCAGACTGGAGAGGCTAATTCAGGACCTGGTAAACATGCAAG AGCAGATGCAATGCTTCAAGATGACATGCCGGATTTGCTTCCTGAATTGAAACCATATCAGCGCCGTGCAGCTTACTGGATGGtatggagagagaaaggagatgCAGAAAGTCTGgccgaagaagagaaaagtCAGTTCATATCACCTTTATGTTTGCCCTTGGAATTTCTTGATATAAGTTCAAAACTTTTCTATAACCCATTCAG TGGAAGTGTTTCTTTGCATCCACAGAATTCGTCACCTTACGTCTTTGGTGGTATTCTTGCAG ATGAGATGGGCATGGGGAAAACTGTTGAGCTTCTTGCTTGCATATTTGCTCATCGGAAGTCGGCAGATGAAGACAACATGTTTGCTGATTCTGAATCTCAAGCTACCGAGGATCTGAAAGTCAATcttaaaagattaaaaaggGAGCGAGTTGAATGTATATGTGGAGCTGTGAGTGAAAATAGGTCATACAAAGGACTATGGGTACAGTGTGACATATGTGATGCATGGCAACATGCAGACTGTGTGGGTTATTCAGAGGCCTCTAATGGAAAAGAATGTGGAAGGAGTTCAGTGTTTAATAAGTACATAAGAAAGAAGAACACAACTACAATAGTTGTGAGAGATGGGAAATATATTTGCCAGCTATGCTCAGAGCTGATAAATGCTACTAACTCTCCAATTGCTACTGGTGCCACTCTTATAATTTGTCCGGCTCCTATATTGCCCCAGTGGCATGCTGAAATTATGCg TCATACTCGTTCAGGTTCCTTAAAAACTTGTATCTATGAAGGTGTGAGGGGGACTTCTTTTTCAAACACATCTGTAATTAATATTAGCGAACTCATCAGTGCTGACATTGTATTAACAACATATGATGTGCTTAAAGAGGACCTGTCACATGACTCTGATAGGCATGAAGGTGATCGACGCCTCATGAGATTCCAAAAGAG ATACCCTGTTGTTCCAACTATTCTGACCAGAATATtctggtggagaatttgtttgGATGAGGCTCAAATGGTGGAGAGTAATGCTGGTGCTGCCACAGAAATGGCTATGCGGTTGTACGCTAAGCACCGTTGGTGCATTACAGGGACTCCTATACAACGCAAGCTTGATGACTTATATGGACTTCTACGATTTCTTAAAGCATGCCCTTTCAATGCTTCTAGGTGGTGGGTTGAAGTTATACGAGATCCATATGAG AGGAGAGATGCAGGGGCTATGGAATTTACACATAAATTCTTCAAGAAAATCATGTGGCGATCTTCAAAAGCGCATGTAGCAGATGAGTTGCAGCTTCCTCCTCAGGAGGAGTGCCTTTCTTGGCTCACTTTATCCCCAACAGAAGAGCACTTTTACCAAAGGCAACATGAAACTTGTGTGACTTATGCCCGAGAAGTCATTGAAAGTTTGAAAGATGATAttctgaaaagaaaagtcaGAG GCTGTTCAGCATCTAATGATTCATCAGATCCTTTCCTCACGCATGCAGAGGCGGGAAAGCTGCTGAACACACTCTTGAAGCTTCGCCAGGCCTGCTGCCACCCTCAAGTAGGGAGCTCTGGGCTTCGCTCTCTACAACAGTACCCCATGACTATGGAGGAAATATTAATG GTTCTTGTAGGTAAAACAAAgatggaaggagaagaagcgCTCAGGGGATTAGTTGTTGCTCTCAATGGGCTTGCTGGGATAGCTGTAATTGAGCAAAATTTCACTCAAGCTCTATCACTGTACAAGGAAGCATTGGCTTTAGCTGAAGAGCACTCTGAGGATTTCCGCCTGGACCCGTTGTTGAATATTCACATTTATCATAATCTTGCTGAAATACTTCCATTGGCAACAAACTGTTGCCCCTCAAAGGAACAGTTTCCGGGCAGCTCTACGGAAATGGCCTCCAAGATACATGGCATTGAAAAGTGTGATCAACATGTAGTGAAGAGGCGAAAACTGAGTGGGAAAGACAACTTTGCCATTGGTGCTGGTAACTTACTTGAAAGCACATCTGAATTATCAGATAATGAACAAAAGTACTTGTCTGCGTTCAGTGATGTATCTTTGAGAACAGCCTGTGACAATATTAAACAGAAGTACTTGTCTGCGTTCAGCTCAAAGCTATCCACAGCTCAACAAGAGTTTAAGAAGTCTTACACACAG GTTTGTAATGCAATTAGCGAAAGAAAAGATCTAAGTGCAGTTTGGTGGTTGGAAGCCCTTCTTCATTCTGAAAAGAGCAAAGGCTTCTCTAGTGAGTTGACCAGAAAGATTGAAGAGGCCCTCATAGGAACTCTAAACAATTCGAAGTCATCGAGGATTGCGTCCCG TTTCCAAAGTATAAGTGGTCTGAAGTATCATATACAGACTGGTTTGGACCAATTAGAAGCATCTAGGAAGCTGTTACTTGATCGACTCTTAGAAATTGATCAGACGATGGAGAAGCCAAAGGAGGAGGATATTCAAAGCGTGAGATACTGTCGAAATTGCAAGGCTTATGATGATGGTCCCCTGTGTGTTCTCTGTGAAGTAGATGAGTTGTTTCAG GGTTATGAAGCAAGGCTCTTTCGTAGTGAAAAAATATGCGGGGGGATGGCTACATCAGCTGAAGAGGCTGTGGATTTGCAGAAGAAGAACTCTGCACTTAATCGTTTTTATCAGAATCTGTCGCAGCCAAATAAAGATTTAACGTCACCCAGTTATAAAGAATCGAAGAAGAGAGATGTTGGAAAAGTTGTG GTTTCAAAATCTCCATCTGAATTAGAGGTCGTTCTTGGAGTTATAAAAAGCCATTGCAAGGCCCAAATAGGGAGGGAAGGTATATCCGAAGCCACCAAGCACCTACAGATTCTTGAG GGCATGCGCAAGGAGTATGGCCATGCAAGATCGTTGGCAATAGCCCAAGCCCAAATTCTACAAGCTTATGATGAAATAAATATGGCAACCTCAAGATTGCGCCTGGCAGAAAATGAGAATGATAAATCTCTTGATGCTTTAAGTGAACATGAATTACCTTCAGCTAACGTCCTATACACTAGCGACAAGTTCACATCCTTGCAGTTGTTGTCTTGCATAAAAGGGAAACTTCGCTATTTAAAG GGTCTGGTACAAGCTAAACAAAAGACGCCATTGGAAAGTCCAAATCATTCCTCAGTAGCTGAGGAGGCAGCCACCATGTCAACTTCTACAGAACAGAAAAATGAATGCATACTTACTGGTGATAAAGAAGCATGCCCGGTTTGTCAAGAAACATTAACCATTCGAAAGATGGTTTTTCCATGTGGGCATGTTACATGCTGTAAAT GTTTATTTGCAATTACGGAGTGGAGATTACTTAATGATAAGAAGGTTCAAGATAAGTGGGTAAAATGCCCAACGTGTCGACAACATACTGATGTTGAAAATATTGCTTATGCTGATGATGGACAAAGTGAATCTTCTCGTTCTTCTATGCTTCATGCAAACCAGAGTCATGAAAAGGATGAAGCATCTATTACAGTTAAAGGTTCATATGGTACCAAG ATTGAAGCAGTCACGAGAAGAATCCTCTGGATAAAGACTACAGATCCAGAGGCTAAAGTCCTTGTTTTCTCAAGCTGGCATGATGTCCTTAATGTATTGGAGCATGCCTTCACTGCTAATGGCATTACCCATATTCGGATGAAAGGAGGAAG GAAATCACAAGTTTCCATTAGCGAATTCAAAGGAGAAAAGAGAAGCACAAAAGGAAATCACAAGATACACGGCCAGGAACCAGAACAAAGACCTGTTCAAGTATTACTGCTCTTAATTCAACATGGAGCTAACGGCCTCAATCTTCTAGAGGCGAAGCATGTTATTCTTGTTGAGCCACTTCTCAATCCAGCAGTTGAAGCACAAGCAATCAGCCGGGTACACCGAATCGGACAGAAAAACAGGACCATAGCTCATCGTTTCATA GTTAAAGGCACAGTTGAAGAGAGTATATATAAACTCAATCAGAGCAAGAACACCACTGCCTTCATTAACGGGAACACAAAGAATCAAGATGAACCTTTTTTGACATTAAAAGACATTGAATCCTTATTTGCAACAGCGCCACCCGCTGTACCAGAAGCTGATGAAAAGCCAACTGAGGGTTCCGATGAAAAGGAAACTGAGAGTCTAAGGCATTTGCCTCCTTCTGTGGCTGCTGCTATAGCAGCTGAAAAGAGACAGAAGGAGCAGCATGCATGTTCTTCATGA
- the LOC117618528 gene encoding E3 ubiquitin-protein ligase SHPRH isoform X1, whose product MGRRKQSRPNRSGGVILKSHSNADQAEVAEDKLSIEESRKNELDKVEKPYFVEVVRSCWVSDEHLDIAEVVLTDLNWGEEFSGDGFGEDFNQDSYSLRFRVCNMNEHFSRIKCGGHWPVLSSADISLEFIKKCPTENMERLSVILSGSFDGPDEGISGLVHLASLKFMALRPARWVGFVDDMSTIRVRVEILKSAFDACESLLDTNTRQLWKKSMLNVMAWLHPEVMTSEARYGVSKSTEMEADLHTQTGEANSGPGKHARFDVAGFYEAIKPSKADAMLQDDMPDLLPELKPYQRRAAYWMVWREKGDAESLAEEEKSQFISPLCLPLEFLDISSKLFYNPFSGSVSLHPQNSSPYVFGGILADEMGMGKTVELLACIFAHRKSADEDNMFADSESQATEDLKVNLKRLKRERVECICGAVSENRSYKGLWVQCDICDAWQHADCVGYSEASNGKECGRSSVFNKYIRKKNTTTIVVRDGKYICQLCSELINATNSPIATGATLIICPAPILPQWHAEIMRHTRSGSLKTCIYEGVRGTSFSNTSVINISELISADIVLTTYDVLKEDLSHDSDRHEGDRRLMRFQKRYPVVPTILTRIFWWRICLDEAQMVESNAGAATEMAMRLYAKHRWCITGTPIQRKLDDLYGLLRFLKACPFNASRWWVEVIRDPYERRDAGAMEFTHKFFKKIMWRSSKAHVADELQLPPQEECLSWLTLSPTEEHFYQRQHETCVTYAREVIESLKDDILKRKVRGCSASNDSSDPFLTHAEAGKLLNTLLKLRQACCHPQVGSSGLRSLQQYPMTMEEILMVLVGKTKMEGEEALRGLVVALNGLAGIAVIEQNFTQALSLYKEALALAEEHSEDFRLDPLLNIHIYHNLAEILPLATNCCPSKEQFPGSSTEMASKIHGIEKCDQHVVKRRKLSGKDNFAIGAGNLLESTSELSDNEQKYLSAFSDVSLRTACDNIKQKYLSAFSSKLSTAQQEFKKSYTQVCNAISERKDLSAVWWLEALLHSEKSKGFSSELTRKIEEALIGTLNNSKSSRIASRFQSISGLKYHIQTGLDQLEASRKLLLDRLLEIDQTMEKPKEEDIQSVRYCRNCKAYDDGPLCVLCEVDELFQGYEARLFRSEKICGGMATSAEEAVDLQKKNSALNRFYQNLSQPNKDLTSPSYKESKKRDVGKVVVSKSPSELEVVLGVIKSHCKAQIGREGISEATKHLQILEGMRKEYGHARSLAIAQAQILQAYDEINMATSRLRLAENENDKSLDALSEHELPSANVLYTSDKFTSLQLLSCIKGKLRYLKGLVQAKQKTPLESPNHSSVAEEAATMSTSTEQKNECILTGDKEACPVCQETLTIRKMVFPCGHVTCCKCLFAITEWRLLNDKKVQDKWVKCPTCRQHTDVENIAYADDGQSESSRSSMLHANQSHEKDEASITVKGSYGTKIEAVTRRILWIKTTDPEAKVLVFSSWHDVLNVLEHAFTANGITHIRMKGGRKSQVSISEFKGEKRSTKGNHKIHGQEPEQRPVQVLLLLIQHGANGLNLLEAKHVILVEPLLNPAVEAQAISRVHRIGQKNRTIAHRFIVKGTVEESIYKLNQSKNTTAFINGNTKNQDEPFLTLKDIESLFATAPPAVPEADEKPTEGSDEKETESLRHLPPSVAAAIAAEKRQKEQHACSS is encoded by the exons ATGGGTAGAAGGAAGCAAAGCCGGCCGAACCGATCCGGTGGGGTAATATTAAAGAGTCACAGTAATGCTGATCAGGCAGAAGTTGCTGAAGATAAGCTTTCAATCGAGGAATCACGAAAGAATGAGCTGGAtaaagttgagaaaccataTTTTGTGGAAGTTGTTCGGTCTTGTTGGGTTTCGGATGAGCACCTTGATATTGCTGAAGTTGTTTTAACAGATTTGAATTGGGGAGAAGAGTTTTCTGGTGATGGATTTGGGGAGGATTTTAATCAGGATAGTTACTCCTTAAGGTTTCGAGTGTGCAACATGAATGAGCATTTCAGTCGTATAAAGTGTGGTGGTCATTGGCCTGTGTTATCCTCTGCTGATATATCTTTggaattcattaaaaaatgtCCAACGGAGAATATGGAAAGGTTATCTGTGATTTTATCAGGGAGTTTTGATGGACCGGATGAAGGTATCTCTGGGCTTGTTCACTTGGCAAGTTTGAAGTTTATGGCACTGAGGCCAGCTCGGTGGGTTGGGTTTGTGGATGATATGTCAACCATCAGGGTTAGGGTGGAGATACTTAAGAGTGCATTTGATGCTTGTGAGTCGCTGCTGGACACTAATACTAGGCAACTCTGGAAAAAGAGTATGTTGAATGTCATGGCTTGGCTTCATCCAGAAGTAATGACTTCTGAGGCTAGGTACGGAGTCAGTAAATCAACAGAAATGGAAGCTGATTTGCATACTCAGACTGGAGAGGCTAATTCAGGACCTGGTAAACATGCAAGGTTTGATGTTGCTGGGTTCTATGAAGCCATTAAACCATCAAA AGCAGATGCAATGCTTCAAGATGACATGCCGGATTTGCTTCCTGAATTGAAACCATATCAGCGCCGTGCAGCTTACTGGATGGtatggagagagaaaggagatgCAGAAAGTCTGgccgaagaagagaaaagtCAGTTCATATCACCTTTATGTTTGCCCTTGGAATTTCTTGATATAAGTTCAAAACTTTTCTATAACCCATTCAG TGGAAGTGTTTCTTTGCATCCACAGAATTCGTCACCTTACGTCTTTGGTGGTATTCTTGCAG ATGAGATGGGCATGGGGAAAACTGTTGAGCTTCTTGCTTGCATATTTGCTCATCGGAAGTCGGCAGATGAAGACAACATGTTTGCTGATTCTGAATCTCAAGCTACCGAGGATCTGAAAGTCAATcttaaaagattaaaaaggGAGCGAGTTGAATGTATATGTGGAGCTGTGAGTGAAAATAGGTCATACAAAGGACTATGGGTACAGTGTGACATATGTGATGCATGGCAACATGCAGACTGTGTGGGTTATTCAGAGGCCTCTAATGGAAAAGAATGTGGAAGGAGTTCAGTGTTTAATAAGTACATAAGAAAGAAGAACACAACTACAATAGTTGTGAGAGATGGGAAATATATTTGCCAGCTATGCTCAGAGCTGATAAATGCTACTAACTCTCCAATTGCTACTGGTGCCACTCTTATAATTTGTCCGGCTCCTATATTGCCCCAGTGGCATGCTGAAATTATGCg TCATACTCGTTCAGGTTCCTTAAAAACTTGTATCTATGAAGGTGTGAGGGGGACTTCTTTTTCAAACACATCTGTAATTAATATTAGCGAACTCATCAGTGCTGACATTGTATTAACAACATATGATGTGCTTAAAGAGGACCTGTCACATGACTCTGATAGGCATGAAGGTGATCGACGCCTCATGAGATTCCAAAAGAG ATACCCTGTTGTTCCAACTATTCTGACCAGAATATtctggtggagaatttgtttgGATGAGGCTCAAATGGTGGAGAGTAATGCTGGTGCTGCCACAGAAATGGCTATGCGGTTGTACGCTAAGCACCGTTGGTGCATTACAGGGACTCCTATACAACGCAAGCTTGATGACTTATATGGACTTCTACGATTTCTTAAAGCATGCCCTTTCAATGCTTCTAGGTGGTGGGTTGAAGTTATACGAGATCCATATGAG AGGAGAGATGCAGGGGCTATGGAATTTACACATAAATTCTTCAAGAAAATCATGTGGCGATCTTCAAAAGCGCATGTAGCAGATGAGTTGCAGCTTCCTCCTCAGGAGGAGTGCCTTTCTTGGCTCACTTTATCCCCAACAGAAGAGCACTTTTACCAAAGGCAACATGAAACTTGTGTGACTTATGCCCGAGAAGTCATTGAAAGTTTGAAAGATGATAttctgaaaagaaaagtcaGAG GCTGTTCAGCATCTAATGATTCATCAGATCCTTTCCTCACGCATGCAGAGGCGGGAAAGCTGCTGAACACACTCTTGAAGCTTCGCCAGGCCTGCTGCCACCCTCAAGTAGGGAGCTCTGGGCTTCGCTCTCTACAACAGTACCCCATGACTATGGAGGAAATATTAATG GTTCTTGTAGGTAAAACAAAgatggaaggagaagaagcgCTCAGGGGATTAGTTGTTGCTCTCAATGGGCTTGCTGGGATAGCTGTAATTGAGCAAAATTTCACTCAAGCTCTATCACTGTACAAGGAAGCATTGGCTTTAGCTGAAGAGCACTCTGAGGATTTCCGCCTGGACCCGTTGTTGAATATTCACATTTATCATAATCTTGCTGAAATACTTCCATTGGCAACAAACTGTTGCCCCTCAAAGGAACAGTTTCCGGGCAGCTCTACGGAAATGGCCTCCAAGATACATGGCATTGAAAAGTGTGATCAACATGTAGTGAAGAGGCGAAAACTGAGTGGGAAAGACAACTTTGCCATTGGTGCTGGTAACTTACTTGAAAGCACATCTGAATTATCAGATAATGAACAAAAGTACTTGTCTGCGTTCAGTGATGTATCTTTGAGAACAGCCTGTGACAATATTAAACAGAAGTACTTGTCTGCGTTCAGCTCAAAGCTATCCACAGCTCAACAAGAGTTTAAGAAGTCTTACACACAG GTTTGTAATGCAATTAGCGAAAGAAAAGATCTAAGTGCAGTTTGGTGGTTGGAAGCCCTTCTTCATTCTGAAAAGAGCAAAGGCTTCTCTAGTGAGTTGACCAGAAAGATTGAAGAGGCCCTCATAGGAACTCTAAACAATTCGAAGTCATCGAGGATTGCGTCCCG TTTCCAAAGTATAAGTGGTCTGAAGTATCATATACAGACTGGTTTGGACCAATTAGAAGCATCTAGGAAGCTGTTACTTGATCGACTCTTAGAAATTGATCAGACGATGGAGAAGCCAAAGGAGGAGGATATTCAAAGCGTGAGATACTGTCGAAATTGCAAGGCTTATGATGATGGTCCCCTGTGTGTTCTCTGTGAAGTAGATGAGTTGTTTCAG GGTTATGAAGCAAGGCTCTTTCGTAGTGAAAAAATATGCGGGGGGATGGCTACATCAGCTGAAGAGGCTGTGGATTTGCAGAAGAAGAACTCTGCACTTAATCGTTTTTATCAGAATCTGTCGCAGCCAAATAAAGATTTAACGTCACCCAGTTATAAAGAATCGAAGAAGAGAGATGTTGGAAAAGTTGTG GTTTCAAAATCTCCATCTGAATTAGAGGTCGTTCTTGGAGTTATAAAAAGCCATTGCAAGGCCCAAATAGGGAGGGAAGGTATATCCGAAGCCACCAAGCACCTACAGATTCTTGAG GGCATGCGCAAGGAGTATGGCCATGCAAGATCGTTGGCAATAGCCCAAGCCCAAATTCTACAAGCTTATGATGAAATAAATATGGCAACCTCAAGATTGCGCCTGGCAGAAAATGAGAATGATAAATCTCTTGATGCTTTAAGTGAACATGAATTACCTTCAGCTAACGTCCTATACACTAGCGACAAGTTCACATCCTTGCAGTTGTTGTCTTGCATAAAAGGGAAACTTCGCTATTTAAAG GGTCTGGTACAAGCTAAACAAAAGACGCCATTGGAAAGTCCAAATCATTCCTCAGTAGCTGAGGAGGCAGCCACCATGTCAACTTCTACAGAACAGAAAAATGAATGCATACTTACTGGTGATAAAGAAGCATGCCCGGTTTGTCAAGAAACATTAACCATTCGAAAGATGGTTTTTCCATGTGGGCATGTTACATGCTGTAAAT GTTTATTTGCAATTACGGAGTGGAGATTACTTAATGATAAGAAGGTTCAAGATAAGTGGGTAAAATGCCCAACGTGTCGACAACATACTGATGTTGAAAATATTGCTTATGCTGATGATGGACAAAGTGAATCTTCTCGTTCTTCTATGCTTCATGCAAACCAGAGTCATGAAAAGGATGAAGCATCTATTACAGTTAAAGGTTCATATGGTACCAAG ATTGAAGCAGTCACGAGAAGAATCCTCTGGATAAAGACTACAGATCCAGAGGCTAAAGTCCTTGTTTTCTCAAGCTGGCATGATGTCCTTAATGTATTGGAGCATGCCTTCACTGCTAATGGCATTACCCATATTCGGATGAAAGGAGGAAG GAAATCACAAGTTTCCATTAGCGAATTCAAAGGAGAAAAGAGAAGCACAAAAGGAAATCACAAGATACACGGCCAGGAACCAGAACAAAGACCTGTTCAAGTATTACTGCTCTTAATTCAACATGGAGCTAACGGCCTCAATCTTCTAGAGGCGAAGCATGTTATTCTTGTTGAGCCACTTCTCAATCCAGCAGTTGAAGCACAAGCAATCAGCCGGGTACACCGAATCGGACAGAAAAACAGGACCATAGCTCATCGTTTCATA GTTAAAGGCACAGTTGAAGAGAGTATATATAAACTCAATCAGAGCAAGAACACCACTGCCTTCATTAACGGGAACACAAAGAATCAAGATGAACCTTTTTTGACATTAAAAGACATTGAATCCTTATTTGCAACAGCGCCACCCGCTGTACCAGAAGCTGATGAAAAGCCAACTGAGGGTTCCGATGAAAAGGAAACTGAGAGTCTAAGGCATTTGCCTCCTTCTGTGGCTGCTGCTATAGCAGCTGAAAAGAGACAGAAGGAGCAGCATGCATGTTCTTCATGA